In Myxococcales bacterium, a genomic segment contains:
- the dnaN gene encoding DNA polymerase III subunit beta has product MELSVAKKDLLKLVSRVQGVAERKSTMPVLSNVLLTADSSGTLRLSATDLYLAISGKIAAEVQKAGSVAVPAKDLFERVKMMPDGPVTIASGDNAATTLKASGSARRYTLRGMPGDDFPPLPAAAEGAPSLALDVAVLQELISKTHFSISTDETRAHLNSALFEWDGDVVRMVTTDGHRLSKMEVKVPGRQASATMLIPLKAIHELRRLADDMMGEAGKDQDKPQMQITQSGSSAFFQAGTTSFSVKLVDAQFPPYAQVIPQNSEKQIRVPRSAFADALKAVAVAASERTGGVKLSLAKHAMRITSESPETGDGFDEIAVEYGAAPMTVGFNAKYFLDVLAALDEDEVVLCLSGELDPAVVKPNSAREFLAVVMPMRI; this is encoded by the coding sequence CTGGAATTGTCGGTTGCGAAGAAAGATCTGCTGAAGCTCGTGAGCCGCGTGCAAGGCGTTGCCGAGCGCAAAAGCACGATGCCGGTTCTTTCCAACGTGCTCCTCACGGCCGACAGCTCGGGCACACTTCGCCTCTCCGCCACGGATCTCTACCTGGCGATCTCCGGCAAAATCGCGGCCGAAGTTCAGAAAGCCGGCAGCGTCGCCGTCCCCGCGAAAGATCTCTTCGAGCGCGTGAAGATGATGCCCGACGGTCCCGTGACCATCGCGTCGGGCGACAACGCTGCGACGACGCTCAAGGCCTCCGGCAGCGCGCGCCGGTACACGTTGCGCGGCATGCCGGGCGATGACTTTCCGCCGTTGCCGGCCGCCGCCGAGGGCGCGCCGTCGCTCGCGCTCGACGTGGCCGTGCTCCAAGAGCTGATCTCGAAGACGCACTTCTCAATCTCCACCGACGAAACGCGCGCGCACCTCAACTCGGCGCTCTTCGAGTGGGACGGTGATGTCGTTCGCATGGTCACGACCGACGGACACCGCCTCTCGAAGATGGAGGTGAAGGTTCCCGGTCGACAGGCTTCGGCAACGATGCTCATCCCGCTCAAGGCCATCCACGAGCTGCGTCGCCTCGCCGACGACATGATGGGCGAGGCCGGCAAGGATCAAGACAAGCCGCAGATGCAGATCACGCAGAGCGGCTCGAGCGCGTTTTTCCAAGCGGGCACCACGAGCTTCAGCGTGAAGCTCGTCGACGCGCAGTTTCCGCCTTACGCCCAAGTCATTCCGCAAAACTCGGAGAAGCAGATCCGCGTGCCTCGCTCGGCCTTCGCCGACGCGCTCAAGGCCGTTGCCGTCGCCGCCAGCGAGCGCACGGGCGGCGTGAAGCTCTCGCTCGCGAAACACGCGATGCGAATCACCAGCGAGTCGCCCGAGACGGGCGATGGCTTCGATGAGATCGCGGTCGAATACGGCGCCGCGCCCATGACCGTTGGCTTCAACGCCAAGTACTTCCTCGACGTGCTCGCCGCGCTCGATGAGGACGAGGTCGTCTTGTGCCTCTCCGGCGAGCTTGACCCCGCCGTGGTGAAGCCCAACAGCGCGCGCGAGTTTCTGGCCGTCGTGATGCCGATGCGCATCTGA
- the gyrB gene encoding DNA topoisomerase (ATP-hydrolyzing) subunit B produces the protein MTEPIETPQTNAPTTSSYGSDSITVLEGLEAVRKRPGMYIGDVHDGSGLHHLVWEAVDNAVDEHLGGFCSRMDVTVHFDGSLTVEDNGRGIPVGKHLEESRKLGRDISAAELVMTKLHAGGKFDHSSYKVSAGLHGVGVSAVNAVSEWLKLEIKREGHVHFQEFRCGVPVAPLERIGDSDKTGTKVSFKPDHDIFTITEFQYDILASRLRELAFLNAGFQITLTDEREVTAGKPRQDLFSYGGGIAEFVELLNKAKEPVHDQVVNINAEHTPEGASAAIQVELALQWNSSFSEQVFCYTNNVNNKDGGTHLTGLRAALTRVFNAYGQSHSLFKDVKSGLSGEDIREGLTAVISVKHPDPSFDSQTKSKLVSSEVKGIVENVVGERLGRFFEENPQTARKIMEKAVIAAKAREAARKAREVVRKGQMDFTSLSGKLADCQTRDPQQAELYIVEGDSAGGSAKQGRDRKFQAILPLKGKILNVERARLDKMLSSAEIGTLIQALGCGIGEGSFDIDKLRYHQIVLMTDADVDGSHIRTLLLTFFYRQMPQIIERGYLYIAQPPLYRVRRGKKDIYLKDQPALDRFFLEHGVEGLALRASKGPTLSGEPLLRLAERLRMFRRALSKIDRRADAKIVAAALRATGLGKNELRERKRVEAATPLLKAYLEKRYPDCAPISLDVGWEVEHGAATIRVVPRPGSNARPTVIDWALVESAEYEELYAIEQDVRSLGPAPYFAKTIRKRDDEDDSDAKETELADADAVWDFIDARGRKSTQIQRYKGLGEMNPEQLWETTLNPDARVMLQVRLDDAVQTDQIFSVLMGDQVEPRRQFIEDNALSVKNLDI, from the coding sequence ATGACAGAGCCCATCGAAACTCCCCAGACGAACGCCCCCACCACGTCGAGCTACGGCAGCGACAGCATCACGGTGCTCGAAGGCCTCGAAGCCGTTCGCAAGCGGCCGGGCATGTACATCGGCGACGTGCACGATGGCTCGGGCCTTCATCACCTCGTATGGGAAGCCGTCGACAACGCCGTCGACGAGCACCTCGGCGGATTCTGTTCGCGCATGGACGTGACGGTGCACTTCGACGGCTCGCTCACCGTCGAAGACAACGGCCGCGGCATTCCCGTCGGCAAGCACCTCGAGGAGTCGCGCAAACTCGGTCGCGACATCAGCGCCGCGGAGCTCGTCATGACGAAGCTCCACGCCGGCGGAAAGTTCGACCACTCGAGCTACAAGGTCTCCGCCGGCCTCCACGGCGTCGGCGTCAGCGCCGTCAACGCCGTCTCCGAGTGGCTCAAGCTCGAGATCAAGCGCGAAGGGCACGTTCACTTTCAGGAGTTTCGCTGCGGCGTCCCCGTCGCTCCCCTCGAGCGCATCGGCGACAGCGACAAGACCGGCACGAAGGTTAGCTTCAAGCCCGATCACGACATCTTCACCATCACCGAGTTTCAATACGACATCCTCGCGAGTCGCCTTCGCGAGCTCGCGTTCTTGAACGCCGGCTTCCAGATCACCCTGACCGACGAGCGAGAGGTGACCGCCGGCAAGCCGCGTCAGGATCTCTTCTCCTACGGCGGCGGCATCGCCGAGTTCGTCGAGCTGCTCAACAAGGCCAAGGAGCCGGTGCACGATCAGGTCGTGAACATCAACGCCGAGCACACTCCCGAGGGCGCCAGCGCCGCCATTCAGGTGGAGCTCGCGCTCCAGTGGAACTCGAGCTTCAGCGAGCAGGTGTTCTGCTACACGAACAACGTCAACAACAAGGACGGCGGCACGCACCTCACGGGCTTGCGAGCCGCGCTGACGCGCGTCTTCAACGCCTACGGGCAGTCGCACTCGCTCTTCAAGGACGTGAAGAGCGGCCTCTCCGGCGAAGACATCCGCGAAGGCCTCACGGCCGTCATCAGCGTGAAGCACCCCGACCCGTCGTTCGATTCGCAGACGAAGTCGAAGCTCGTCTCGAGCGAGGTGAAGGGCATCGTCGAGAACGTGGTCGGTGAGCGGCTCGGACGGTTCTTCGAGGAGAACCCGCAGACGGCACGCAAGATCATGGAGAAGGCCGTCATCGCCGCGAAGGCGCGCGAGGCCGCCCGCAAGGCTCGCGAGGTCGTTCGCAAGGGCCAGATGGATTTCACGAGCCTGTCGGGCAAGCTCGCTGATTGCCAAACGCGAGATCCGCAACAAGCGGAGCTCTACATCGTTGAGGGAGACAGCGCCGGTGGCTCGGCCAAGCAGGGTCGCGATCGGAAGTTCCAAGCGATCCTCCCGCTCAAGGGCAAGATCCTCAACGTGGAGCGGGCGCGCCTCGACAAGATGCTCTCGTCGGCGGAAATCGGGACGCTCATCCAAGCGCTCGGCTGCGGCATCGGCGAAGGCAGCTTCGACATCGACAAGCTCCGCTACCACCAGATCGTCCTGATGACCGACGCCGACGTCGACGGCAGCCACATTCGCACGCTGCTCCTGACGTTCTTCTACCGTCAGATGCCGCAGATCATCGAGCGCGGATACCTCTACATTGCGCAGCCGCCGCTCTATCGAGTCCGGCGCGGCAAGAAGGACATCTACCTGAAGGATCAGCCGGCGCTCGATCGCTTCTTCTTGGAGCACGGCGTCGAGGGGCTCGCGCTCCGCGCCTCCAAGGGGCCCACGCTGTCGGGGGAGCCGCTGCTCCGCTTGGCCGAGCGCCTGCGCATGTTCCGCCGCGCGCTGTCGAAGATCGATCGCCGAGCCGACGCGAAGATCGTCGCGGCGGCCCTCCGCGCGACGGGCCTCGGCAAGAACGAGCTCCGCGAGCGTAAGCGCGTCGAGGCCGCCACGCCGCTCTTGAAGGCGTACCTCGAGAAGCGTTACCCCGACTGCGCGCCGATCTCGCTCGACGTCGGCTGGGAGGTCGAACATGGCGCCGCGACGATCCGCGTCGTACCGCGCCCCGGCTCCAACGCCCGCCCCACGGTCATCGACTGGGCGCTCGTCGAGTCGGCCGAATACGAGGAGCTCTACGCCATCGAGCAAGATGTCCGGTCCTTGGGTCCGGCACCCTACTTTGCGAAGACGATTCGCAAGCGCGACGACGAAGACGACAGCGACGCGAAGGAAACGGAGCTCGCCGACGCCGACGCTGTGTGGGATTTCATCGACGCGCG
- the recF gene encoding DNA replication and repair protein RecF (All proteins in this family for which functions are known are DNA-binding proteins that assist the filamentation of RecA onto DNA for the initiation of recombination or recombinational repair.), whose translation MEAAIEIGDRPLETRANDGEQKSPLIIETISLRGFRNLSDVDLAPSPRFNVIAGDNGQGKTNILEAIYLGGTTRSFRTTKLAEVVGHHKTLATSKLVVREGPSEHDIAREQVVGLQGGARSVKVDGKRPASLAAYAIKTPVVVFHPGEVALSQGPSGERRRLLDRAGLYAAPGSLADADAYARAIRERQRALETRGAMARDLDQWEALAVRHGMSIMGVRRRASEALLTAAERAFRRIAAPDLTLTGAFAPSAPEDETAYLKALWESRAVDMRRKSASIGPHRDELALFINGHAVRGTASQGQHRALVLALKAAEIEVIGDARGARPILLLDDVSSELDRERTRALMAFLRDLEGQVFLTTTRPELIVLGDAEGLSFGDETRRDWTVREGAIATAVNT comes from the coding sequence ATGGAGGCGGCTATCGAGATCGGTGACCGGCCGCTCGAGACGCGCGCCAACGATGGCGAGCAAAAGAGCCCGCTGATCATCGAGACGATTTCGCTGCGCGGCTTCCGAAACCTGAGCGACGTCGATCTCGCGCCGTCGCCGCGCTTCAACGTCATCGCCGGCGATAACGGTCAAGGCAAGACGAACATCCTCGAGGCCATCTACCTCGGCGGCACGACGCGGAGCTTTCGCACGACGAAGCTGGCGGAGGTCGTCGGGCACCACAAGACGCTCGCGACGTCGAAGCTCGTCGTTCGTGAAGGGCCTTCCGAGCACGACATCGCCCGAGAGCAGGTGGTCGGCCTCCAAGGTGGCGCCCGCTCGGTCAAAGTGGATGGCAAGAGACCCGCGTCGCTGGCGGCTTATGCCATCAAGACGCCGGTCGTCGTGTTTCACCCCGGCGAGGTGGCGCTCTCGCAGGGGCCCAGCGGAGAGCGACGTCGCCTCCTCGATAGAGCCGGACTCTACGCGGCGCCGGGCTCGTTGGCCGATGCCGATGCCTACGCTCGCGCGATCCGTGAGCGTCAACGCGCGCTCGAGACGCGCGGCGCCATGGCTCGCGATTTGGACCAGTGGGAGGCGCTCGCGGTGCGTCACGGCATGAGCATCATGGGCGTTCGTCGTCGCGCCAGCGAGGCGCTGCTCACCGCGGCGGAGCGCGCCTTCCGACGCATCGCCGCGCCCGACCTCACGCTCACGGGAGCCTTCGCGCCGAGCGCACCGGAAGACGAGACCGCGTACCTGAAGGCGCTCTGGGAGAGCCGCGCCGTCGACATGCGGAGAAAGAGCGCGAGCATCGGACCGCATCGCGACGAGCTCGCGCTCTTCATCAACGGGCACGCCGTTCGTGGGACCGCATCGCAAGGGCAGCACCGCGCGCTCGTGCTCGCGCTGAAGGCCGCCGAGATCGAGGTCATCGGGGATGCGCGTGGCGCGAGACCGATTCTCCTGCTCGACGACGTCTCGAGTGAGCTCGACCGGGAGCGGACGCGCGCGCTCATGGCGTTCTTGCGCGACCTCGAGGGGCAGGTCTTTTTGACGACGACGCGGCCGGAGCTCATCGTCCTCGGAGACGCCGAAGGTCTCTCCTTTGGCGACGAAACGCGGCGCGATTGGACCGTCCGCGAGGGCGCCATCGCGACGGCAGTAAATACCTGA